The Sulfitobacter donghicola DSW-25 = KCTC 12864 = JCM 14565 genome has a segment encoding these proteins:
- the cysG gene encoding siroheme synthase CysG — MKTFPMFLQMQGRRVVIAGGGEQAAQKCRLILKTEAEITVLAPSLEPELADLHKQGKLNWQAGPICAADFSNAALVFIATGCPATDASLHSLAKTAGATVNVVDQPQLCDALTPSIVDRSPVVVAIGTEGTAPVLARQIKTRLEEALEPRLGDLAALAGRLRDRAAMRLGPRARRDLWRWVFAGPAREAHARGSERQAAQMIKQAIDTGEIGTDQQGAVALVGAGPGSKDLITLRGVQRLQEADIIFYDRLIDPEILDLARRDAERVYVGKAPGCHHWPQDKISGVLVAAARQGKRVVRLKCGDPGVFARGSEEADALNAAGIEYEIVPGVTAASAASASLGGFLTERGTCDTLVLSTGYSESQTANLDWINALRPGTRVAIYMGVGSAAKIADALVAAGLEDVISIDIVSRAQQKDQVISRCDASSLVETIQSDAILNPAILFLTWPQNVTKADATTDKPLLGQLGGATA, encoded by the coding sequence ATGAAAACCTTCCCGATGTTTTTACAGATGCAGGGCCGCCGCGTTGTTATTGCCGGAGGAGGGGAGCAGGCCGCGCAGAAATGCCGTTTGATCCTAAAAACGGAAGCCGAAATCACCGTGCTTGCGCCCTCTCTTGAGCCTGAGCTGGCGGATCTGCACAAACAAGGAAAGCTGAACTGGCAGGCGGGGCCCATTTGCGCGGCTGACTTTTCTAATGCCGCTCTTGTGTTTATCGCAACGGGGTGTCCTGCGACAGACGCAAGCTTGCACAGTTTGGCCAAAACCGCTGGTGCAACCGTGAATGTGGTTGACCAGCCTCAGCTTTGTGATGCTCTGACCCCCTCCATCGTTGACCGCTCTCCGGTGGTTGTTGCCATCGGCACAGAAGGCACAGCACCTGTTCTAGCGCGCCAGATCAAGACCCGCCTCGAAGAGGCGCTAGAACCACGTTTGGGCGATTTGGCCGCACTGGCTGGCCGGTTGAGGGATCGCGCAGCGATGCGGCTTGGTCCCCGTGCGCGCCGCGATCTATGGCGTTGGGTGTTTGCAGGGCCCGCCCGAGAGGCCCACGCACGCGGCAGCGAACGTCAGGCGGCCCAGATGATCAAACAGGCCATCGATACGGGCGAAATTGGCACTGATCAACAGGGGGCTGTTGCGTTGGTTGGCGCTGGGCCCGGCTCTAAGGATTTGATCACTTTGCGCGGTGTTCAAAGGCTGCAAGAGGCGGATATCATCTTTTACGATCGTTTGATCGACCCCGAAATTCTTGACCTTGCACGCCGCGATGCCGAGCGGGTTTATGTTGGCAAGGCCCCAGGATGCCACCATTGGCCGCAAGATAAAATTTCTGGTGTTCTGGTTGCTGCTGCGCGTCAGGGTAAGCGGGTTGTCCGTTTGAAATGCGGTGATCCAGGTGTTTTTGCACGCGGCTCCGAAGAGGCCGACGCGCTGAACGCCGCTGGTATCGAATATGAAATCGTCCCAGGTGTGACAGCGGCCAGCGCAGCCTCTGCCTCGCTGGGTGGTTTCCTTACCGAACGTGGGACATGCGACACGCTTGTGCTGTCGACGGGGTATTCAGAGAGCCAGACGGCAAACCTTGATTGGATCAACGCGTTGCGTCCGGGAACCCGTGTGGCCATTTATATGGGTGTTGGATCTGCGGCCAAGATCGCAGATGCGCTTGTTGCTGCTGGACTAGAAGATGTGATCTCAATTGATATTGTGTCACGCGCGCAGCAGAAAGATCAGGTAATTTCCAGATGTGATGCATCCAGTTTGGTTGAAACGATCCAATCTGATGCGATCTTGAATCCAGCCATCTTGTTTCTGACGTGGCCGCAAAATGTGACAAAGGCAGATGCGACGACAGATAAGCCATTGCTGGGACAGCTGGGCGGCGCAACTGCGTAA
- a CDS encoding alcohol dehydrogenase catalytic domain-containing protein has product MKAIVFGAKNNVQFTDLPDPQAGAGEVVIQVKASGICHTDFEVLKDNYGTGAFPVVPGHEYAGVVVEVGAGVNTVTVGDRVAVDPNLECGTCRACGRGWAHLCENLGAYGVTTHGGFAELSVVKASAVHPIGKMSYLQAALAEPMGCVLNGIDAVHAPWMEEALIFGAGPMGLLMGMALKAEGVANVVFVDISENRLELASSFGFDAIAAGSDALQGWHHRADLVVEATGLQAVASGLTNYMANGGKGLFFGVCPSDAQIDVAPFEVFRRQLTLAGSHSLNHNIPRSLDVIAGLAPDIDRLVSHRLQLDEISQILSTKPPSDSLKVQWTNE; this is encoded by the coding sequence ATGAAAGCGATTGTCTTTGGCGCCAAGAATAACGTCCAATTCACCGATCTGCCTGACCCGCAGGCGGGCGCCGGAGAAGTCGTCATTCAGGTCAAGGCAAGCGGCATCTGCCATACCGACTTTGAAGTGCTAAAAGACAATTACGGGACAGGCGCCTTCCCCGTCGTTCCGGGCCATGAGTATGCTGGCGTTGTGGTCGAAGTTGGCGCGGGTGTGAACACCGTTACAGTTGGGGATCGGGTTGCCGTCGATCCCAATCTTGAGTGCGGCACCTGTCGGGCCTGCGGACGCGGCTGGGCGCATCTTTGCGAAAATCTGGGAGCATACGGGGTTACGACCCACGGCGGTTTTGCTGAACTAAGCGTTGTGAAAGCCTCGGCTGTGCATCCGATTGGCAAAATGAGCTACCTTCAGGCTGCCCTTGCCGAACCTATGGGCTGTGTGTTGAACGGCATTGATGCCGTGCATGCCCCGTGGATGGAAGAGGCGCTGATTTTCGGTGCTGGCCCGATGGGCCTGTTGATGGGAATGGCATTGAAGGCTGAAGGCGTCGCCAATGTCGTGTTCGTCGACATATCGGAAAACCGCCTTGAACTCGCCTCCAGCTTTGGATTTGACGCCATCGCGGCAGGGTCGGATGCCCTGCAAGGCTGGCACCACCGCGCGGATTTGGTGGTCGAAGCCACAGGCCTGCAGGCGGTTGCCTCTGGCTTGACCAACTATATGGCAAACGGTGGTAAGGGGCTTTTCTTTGGGGTGTGCCCTTCAGATGCGCAAATCGACGTAGCGCCATTTGAGGTGTTTCGCAGGCAGCTGACCCTCGCAGGATCGCATTCCCTGAACCATAACATCCCAAGATCCCTTGATGTCATCGCTGGCTTGGCCCCTGACATCGATCGCCTTGTTTCCCACCGGCTGCAACTGGATGAGATTTCCCAAATCCTTAGCACGAAACCACCCAGCGACAGTTTGAAGGTACAGTGGACGAACGAATGA
- a CDS encoding mannitol dehydrogenase family protein, with protein sequence MRDTMRPLSNAILMDLPSEVRGPTYSRSAIEPGIVHIGLGNFHRAHQSWYLHRLMQLGEAMDWGIIGAGVRAGDEAQRQRLAQQDYLTTLIELDPKGRSAEIVGSMIGFVPVEEDNAALIAQMADPAIRIVALTVTEGGYYIDPVTKEFDAAHPDMVHDATHPERPRTAFGAMIAALKHRRANGTGPFTGQSCDNLQGNGAILRQTLVSLARLSDSDLAEWIDANCTFPNSMVDCIVPATGPKELELVKTFGIADAAPVTHENFRQWVIEDDFCAGRPNWEKVGATLTDDVHAFEAMKIRLLNGSHQLIANAGEVLSVEFISDCMDHPLIGAFVRKVAKTEIALQVHPVPGMTPAAYVELVDSRFSNPEIIDTVRRVAFDGSSRQTGFVLPTLRDALANGSAMEGLALSQAIWARMCEGTREDGALIEANDPIWDALTLAAKAARSDPQVWLDQRDLYGDLADDAAFQSRFTHWLALIWADGLEAALRSYIQG encoded by the coding sequence ATGAGAGATACGATGCGACCACTCTCGAACGCGATATTAATGGATTTGCCAAGCGAAGTGCGCGGCCCGACCTATAGCCGTTCGGCTATAGAGCCCGGAATCGTACATATCGGTCTTGGCAATTTCCACCGCGCCCATCAATCGTGGTATTTGCATCGTTTGATGCAACTGGGTGAGGCTATGGACTGGGGCATCATCGGTGCCGGCGTTCGCGCCGGCGACGAGGCCCAACGCCAAAGACTGGCGCAGCAGGACTATCTCACAACGTTGATTGAGCTGGACCCAAAGGGCCGCTCGGCCGAGATTGTCGGCTCGATGATTGGCTTTGTTCCCGTCGAGGAAGATAACGCTGCCCTGATTGCGCAAATGGCGGATCCTGCCATTCGTATCGTGGCCCTCACGGTGACCGAAGGGGGATATTACATCGACCCTGTCACAAAAGAATTCGACGCAGCCCATCCCGATATGGTGCATGATGCAACGCATCCCGAACGTCCTCGCACTGCGTTTGGCGCAATGATTGCGGCGTTGAAACACAGACGCGCCAATGGCACGGGGCCTTTCACGGGGCAAAGCTGTGACAACTTGCAAGGCAATGGCGCGATCCTGCGCCAAACACTGGTTTCATTGGCTCGCCTTTCGGATAGCGATCTGGCTGAATGGATCGATGCCAACTGTACTTTCCCCAATTCAATGGTCGATTGCATCGTACCCGCCACCGGCCCGAAAGAGCTGGAGCTGGTTAAAACCTTTGGCATTGCAGATGCAGCACCTGTGACCCATGAAAATTTCCGACAGTGGGTTATCGAAGACGATTTTTGCGCAGGCCGCCCAAATTGGGAAAAGGTTGGCGCGACGCTCACGGATGATGTTCATGCTTTTGAGGCGATGAAAATCCGCCTTTTGAACGGCAGCCACCAACTGATTGCAAATGCAGGCGAAGTCCTCTCGGTCGAGTTTATCTCGGATTGCATGGATCACCCTCTTATCGGTGCTTTCGTGCGCAAGGTCGCAAAGACCGAGATCGCCCTTCAGGTGCACCCTGTGCCCGGCATGACGCCCGCGGCCTATGTCGAACTGGTGGACAGCCGCTTTTCCAACCCAGAAATCATCGACACTGTCCGCAGAGTAGCCTTTGACGGGTCATCGCGCCAAACTGGATTCGTCTTGCCGACCCTGCGCGATGCGCTGGCCAATGGTAGTGCCATGGAAGGCCTAGCCCTATCCCAAGCGATCTGGGCCCGCATGTGCGAAGGCACACGCGAGGATGGCGCCTTGATAGAGGCCAACGATCCGATCTGGGATGCGCTCACCCTTGCTGCAAAAGCTGCGCGCAGTGATCCTCAAGTATGGCTTGACCAACGCGACCTCTACGGCGATCTGGCCGACGATGCGGCATTCCAAAGCCGCTTTACACATTGGCTGGCTCTGATATGGGCAGATGGTCTGGAAGCGGCCCTTCGGTCTTACATTCAAGGATGA
- a CDS encoding ABC transporter ATP-binding protein, translated as MGRIQLKQVQKKFGETEVIPPLDLEIEDGEFVVFVGPSGCGKSTLLRLIAGLEDTTAGNIEIDGEDATDLPPAKRGLAMVFQSYALYPHMSVRKNIAFPMKMAKMPEDEQKRRIESAAKALNLTDYLDRKPGQLSGGQRQRVAIGRAIVREPAAFLFDEPLSNLDAALRVGMRMEIGELHKKLETTMIYVTHDQVEAMTMADKIVVLQAGVIEQVGSPLELYRTPRNKFVAGFIGSPKMNLIEGPEAAKHDAHTIGIRPEHIAISTTEGQWKGTVGVAEHLGSDTFIHIHGIDGCDPLTVRTAGDFTVKYGDTVYLTPDANLIHKFGADGLRL; from the coding sequence ATGGGACGCATTCAGCTTAAACAAGTACAGAAAAAGTTCGGCGAGACAGAAGTCATTCCGCCGCTCGATCTGGAAATCGAAGACGGCGAGTTCGTTGTCTTTGTCGGCCCCTCTGGCTGTGGTAAATCCACATTGCTGCGTTTGATCGCTGGGCTTGAGGATACAACGGCGGGCAACATCGAAATCGACGGCGAAGACGCCACGGATTTACCACCAGCCAAGCGCGGGCTTGCCATGGTGTTCCAATCCTACGCTCTTTATCCGCATATGTCGGTGCGCAAGAACATCGCCTTTCCGATGAAAATGGCCAAAATGCCAGAGGATGAGCAAAAGCGCCGGATCGAAAGTGCCGCCAAGGCGCTGAACCTCACAGACTACCTTGATCGCAAGCCTGGCCAACTATCAGGTGGCCAGCGTCAGAGGGTTGCAATCGGCCGCGCCATTGTGCGCGAACCCGCTGCATTCCTATTTGATGAGCCCCTGTCCAACCTCGACGCTGCACTACGTGTCGGCATGCGGATGGAGATCGGCGAGCTGCACAAAAAGCTTGAAACAACCATGATCTACGTGACCCATGATCAGGTCGAAGCCATGACCATGGCTGACAAAATCGTCGTGCTTCAGGCAGGTGTCATCGAACAGGTCGGCTCCCCGCTTGAGTTATACCGTACACCGCGCAACAAATTTGTCGCGGGCTTTATCGGTAGCCCGAAAATGAACCTGATCGAAGGACCAGAGGCCGCTAAACACGATGCCCATACCATCGGCATTCGCCCCGAACATATCGCGATTTCAACAACCGAAGGTCAGTGGAAGGGCACTGTTGGTGTAGCCGAGCATTTGGGCTCTGACACCTTCATTCACATTCACGGAATTGATGGCTGTGATCCTTTGACGGTACGGACCGCCGGAGATTTTACTGTCAAATATGGTGACACTGTCTATCTGACCCCCGATGCCAATTTGATCCACAAATTCGGCGCGGATGGTCTGCGGCTGTAA
- a CDS encoding carbohydrate ABC transporter permease — protein sequence MARAISTRKKISNTAIAGTLGFFMFFPILWILILSFKTEEDAIRAPLEILFNSGWTTEGYEAVQARSDYFKFFMNSVIISVGSTVLGLIIAIPAAWSMAFVPAKRTKDVLMWMLSTKMLPPVGVLIPIYLIFRDLGILDSRIGLTFVLMMINLPIIIWMLYTYFKEIPGEILEAARMDGASLKDEVLYVLTPMAIPGMASTALLNIILAWNEAFWTLNLTSAKAAPLTAFIASYSSPEGLFYAKLSAASIMAIAPILIMGWFSQKQLVRGLTFGAVK from the coding sequence ATGGCACGCGCAATTTCAACCAGAAAGAAGATCTCAAATACGGCGATCGCCGGAACGCTTGGGTTCTTCATGTTCTTCCCGATCCTGTGGATCCTGATCCTGTCGTTCAAGACCGAAGAGGATGCCATTCGTGCTCCGCTTGAAATCCTGTTCAATAGTGGCTGGACAACAGAAGGCTATGAAGCGGTTCAAGCACGATCAGACTATTTCAAATTCTTCATGAACTCGGTCATCATCTCGGTGGGTTCAACCGTGTTGGGCCTGATCATTGCCATACCGGCAGCTTGGTCCATGGCCTTTGTGCCTGCCAAACGCACCAAAGACGTGTTGATGTGGATGCTATCGACCAAAATGCTGCCGCCAGTTGGCGTTTTGATCCCGATCTATCTGATCTTCCGTGACCTCGGAATTCTCGATTCCCGCATCGGTCTCACCTTTGTGTTGATGATGATCAACCTACCGATCATCATTTGGATGCTTTACACCTACTTCAAGGAAATCCCAGGCGAGATCCTTGAGGCTGCGCGGATGGACGGAGCTTCGCTGAAAGACGAAGTACTTTATGTCCTCACCCCTATGGCAATCCCCGGCATGGCCTCTACGGCATTGCTCAACATTATTCTCGCTTGGAACGAAGCATTCTGGACGCTCAACCTGACATCGGCCAAGGCTGCGCCGCTTACGGCATTCATCGCCAGCTACTCCAGCCCTGAAGGTCTGTTTTACGCCAAGCTGAGCGCGGCTTCGATCATGGCCATCGCGCCAATTCTCATCATGGGCTGGTTCAGCCAAAAGCAACTTGTCCGGGGCTTGACCTTCGGTGCTGTGAAATAA
- a CDS encoding carbohydrate ABC transporter permease, whose protein sequence is MATKASRNSARLMISPAVILLLGWMIIPLGMTLYFSFLRYNLLQPGSAPFVGWENYYWFFTDPSFSAAMWNTLVLVGGVLTITTIGGICFALLLDRPMFGQGIIRIMVIAPFFVMPTVSGLVWKNMFMNPVNGIFGKIASSLGFQPIDFFGQIPMASIIFIVSWMWLPFATLILLTALQSLDQEQLEAAEMDGARWTSRFWYIMLPHLARAITVVILIQTIFLLSIFAEILVTTNGGPGVATTNLTYLIYVSSLLQFDVGIGSAGGVVAIILANIVAFFLMRMIGKNLDA, encoded by the coding sequence ATGGCCACCAAAGCTTCCAGAAACTCTGCCCGTTTGATGATTTCACCTGCGGTGATCCTGCTGCTTGGCTGGATGATCATCCCTCTGGGCATGACGCTGTACTTCTCATTCTTGCGGTACAATCTGCTACAACCCGGCAGTGCACCTTTTGTCGGTTGGGAAAACTACTATTGGTTCTTCACAGACCCTAGCTTTAGCGCGGCGATGTGGAACACGCTGGTCCTTGTTGGGGGTGTGTTAACCATCACCACCATTGGCGGCATTTGTTTTGCGCTTTTGCTGGATCGCCCCATGTTTGGACAGGGCATCATCCGCATCATGGTTATTGCACCGTTTTTCGTGATGCCAACCGTGTCTGGTTTGGTCTGGAAGAACATGTTCATGAACCCAGTCAACGGTATCTTTGGGAAAATCGCTTCCAGTCTGGGGTTTCAACCCATCGACTTCTTTGGGCAAATCCCTATGGCGTCTATCATCTTTATCGTCTCGTGGATGTGGCTGCCCTTTGCAACGCTGATCCTGTTAACGGCCCTTCAATCGCTCGATCAAGAGCAGCTGGAAGCCGCTGAAATGGACGGTGCACGTTGGACTAGCCGGTTCTGGTACATAATGCTGCCGCATCTGGCGCGCGCGATCACTGTTGTGATCCTAATCCAGACCATTTTCTTGTTGTCGATTTTTGCCGAAATTCTGGTGACCACAAACGGTGGCCCCGGTGTAGCGACAACCAACCTCACCTACCTGATCTACGTATCATCACTGCTACAGTTTGACGTGGGCATCGGCAGCGCCGGTGGTGTGGTTGCAATCATTCTCGCCAATATCGTCGCATTCTTCTTGATGCGGATGATCGGCAAGAATCTGGATGCTTGA
- a CDS encoding ABC transporter substrate-binding protein, translated as MSIKRTLLTSAVSFGLAAGIANAEEITIATVNNADMITMQELAPAWEKETGNTINWVVLEENVLRQRTTTDIATGGGSFDIMFIGAYETPIWGAKDWLTPLNDFADDADYDLEDVFPLVRNGLSANGNLYALPLYSETSFTFYRTDLFEAAGVEVPAEQITYTEFAEMAKKLHDPDNGIYGTCQRGKAGWGENMAFVGTVANAFGARWFDEEWNPQLDSAEWNNAVNYYVNLMNDAGPPGASANGHNENRALFKDGKCATWVDATSAAGDVRNPETSGVADKTDFFKAPKEVTDKGTGWFWSWALAIPASSKKTDTAKSFLKWATSKEYFEMVGESKGWVAVPSGTRKSVEEDARRLEAAPFAKTVVSAILSVDPADPTRDPVPYTGVQFVAIPEFQGIGNYVGQQVAAALAGQTSVEDALANSQKFAVREMTKAGYIK; from the coding sequence ATGTCTATCAAGAGAACACTGCTGACCTCAGCGGTCAGCTTCGGCCTTGCCGCGGGTATCGCGAACGCCGAAGAAATCACCATCGCAACTGTAAACAACGCTGACATGATCACCATGCAAGAGCTTGCTCCGGCGTGGGAAAAAGAAACAGGCAACACCATCAACTGGGTTGTTCTGGAAGAAAACGTGCTGCGTCAGCGCACAACGACAGATATCGCCACAGGTGGCGGCTCTTTCGATATTATGTTCATCGGTGCTTATGAAACACCGATTTGGGGCGCCAAAGACTGGCTCACGCCGCTGAACGATTTTGCCGACGACGCTGACTATGACCTTGAGGATGTCTTCCCTCTGGTGCGCAACGGTCTGTCCGCAAATGGCAACCTCTACGCGCTGCCGCTCTACTCCGAGACATCGTTCACCTTCTACCGCACTGACCTCTTTGAGGCAGCTGGCGTTGAAGTTCCTGCCGAGCAGATCACCTACACCGAATTCGCCGAAATGGCGAAAAAGCTGCATGATCCTGACAACGGTATCTACGGCACATGCCAGCGCGGCAAAGCGGGCTGGGGTGAGAACATGGCGTTTGTTGGCACAGTGGCCAACGCGTTCGGCGCACGCTGGTTCGACGAAGAGTGGAACCCACAGCTGGATTCAGCCGAGTGGAACAACGCGGTTAACTACTACGTCAACCTGATGAACGACGCGGGCCCTCCAGGTGCTTCTGCAAACGGTCACAACGAAAACCGTGCCCTGTTCAAAGACGGCAAATGCGCCACATGGGTTGATGCGACTTCTGCCGCGGGTGACGTACGTAACCCTGAAACATCCGGCGTTGCTGACAAGACCGATTTCTTCAAGGCACCTAAGGAAGTAACTGACAAGGGCACAGGCTGGTTCTGGTCCTGGGCACTTGCAATTCCTGCAAGCTCCAAGAAAACAGACACTGCCAAGAGCTTCCTGAAGTGGGCAACTTCGAAGGAATACTTCGAAATGGTTGGCGAATCCAAAGGCTGGGTTGCGGTTCCAAGTGGGACACGTAAATCAGTTGAAGAAGACGCACGTCGTCTGGAAGCAGCTCCATTTGCCAAGACCGTGGTTTCCGCGATCCTGTCAGTTGACCCAGCAGACCCAACACGTGACCCAGTGCCATACACTGGTGTTCAGTTTGTTGCGATCCCAGAATTCCAGGGCATCGGCAACTATGTTGGTCAGCAGGTTGCTGCCGCTCTTGCCGGTCAGACATCGGTAGAAGATGCTTTGGCCAACAGCCAAAAATTCGCGGTACGCGAAATGACAAAGGCCGGTTACATCAAGTAA
- a CDS encoding LacI family DNA-binding transcriptional regulator translates to MTKPKIHTMKELSRAISISRPTLARYFEDETSVLPSTAKKIKDRLSEVDYVYNFLATRQNRKSTDLIGVVVPHFEDLFFASLLGSIETAARAAGFTIITQSSHGDAESEEKAIRKLRSMNVDGAIIAPLGSNKNLEIFKAANEDFPIIFADSYPGTDSSTADFVGTDNSSSVGIMVDYLCRTGEPPVFLAMPQLTSNALERQNAYFQQMEKQGHHARLVETPEGMELWEFEQYGLEVMGNHFSHGRHVTDTILCANDRIAIGAIRAANTHGLFFDQDGKTHGALRIAGHDDHPLSRFIFPAVTTVKQEINEIGRGTVELLLKRIREGRQGDSIKILRDGALIIRESA, encoded by the coding sequence ATGACCAAACCCAAAATCCACACCATGAAAGAGCTTTCAAGGGCGATCTCGATCTCACGGCCAACGCTGGCCCGCTATTTTGAAGATGAAACCAGCGTGCTGCCTTCGACCGCGAAAAAGATCAAAGATCGGCTATCCGAAGTCGATTACGTTTACAATTTTTTGGCAACGCGGCAGAATCGAAAATCAACAGATTTGATTGGGGTCGTGGTCCCTCACTTTGAGGATCTCTTCTTCGCAAGCTTGCTCGGATCGATTGAAACCGCCGCACGCGCGGCAGGTTTCACCATCATCACACAAAGCTCTCATGGCGATGCGGAATCCGAAGAAAAGGCCATTCGCAAACTCAGATCAATGAACGTAGACGGGGCGATAATTGCGCCTTTGGGCAGCAACAAAAACCTAGAAATATTCAAAGCCGCGAATGAAGATTTCCCAATAATCTTTGCTGATTCTTACCCTGGAACAGATAGTTCAACCGCAGATTTTGTCGGGACAGATAACTCTAGCAGCGTTGGAATCATGGTAGACTACTTATGCAGAACAGGTGAACCACCTGTTTTTCTAGCCATGCCACAGCTCACCTCGAATGCGCTGGAACGCCAAAACGCGTATTTTCAACAGATGGAAAAACAAGGCCACCACGCGAGGCTGGTCGAAACGCCGGAGGGCATGGAGCTTTGGGAATTCGAGCAATACGGGCTAGAGGTTATGGGCAATCATTTCAGCCATGGAAGGCATGTTACCGACACGATTCTATGCGCCAATGATCGCATTGCAATAGGCGCTATTCGCGCGGCCAACACCCATGGGCTTTTCTTTGACCAAGATGGGAAAACGCATGGCGCGCTGCGCATTGCGGGCCATGATGACCACCCGTTAAGCCGCTTTATCTTTCCCGCTGTCACCACTGTTAAGCAAGAAATCAATGAAATTGGACGGGGCACCGTTGAGCTGTTATTAAAACGCATACGCGAGGGACGACAGGGAGATAGCATTAAAATCCTACGGGATGGCGCCCTGATAATACGCGAGTCAGCTTGA
- a CDS encoding carbohydrate kinase family protein, protein MRQNPVIATVGEILVEFVSHQKNCGLKTIADYSGPYPSGAPAIFLDQAARMGARTEMIGGVGDDGFGHAVLDRLNADGVGTRGVTVDDSRSTGTAFVSYYDDGSRDFIFHMAETASDHFKVPQGLLDLGQTILHVSAASLGNARMRGPILETMRAVDAAGGKICCDPNARPELMRDLAARDALEEAMERSTYLMPSTSDLDFLFPDLSEDAAIEKLLQSKAEIIVIKRGAAGATVVSGAERHEFRGHKVEEIDPTGAGDCFGGTFIALLAQGASLFEAGTMANAAGALAVTRRGPMEGNSAPSELARFLDAKKSESAT, encoded by the coding sequence ATGCGCCAAAATCCCGTGATCGCAACCGTTGGTGAAATTCTGGTTGAGTTCGTTTCCCATCAAAAAAATTGCGGTCTGAAAACGATTGCCGACTACTCTGGCCCATACCCCAGCGGCGCGCCTGCTATCTTTTTGGATCAGGCCGCAAGGATGGGCGCGCGCACTGAAATGATCGGTGGCGTTGGTGATGACGGGTTTGGCCATGCCGTTTTAGATCGCTTGAACGCGGATGGTGTCGGAACGCGGGGCGTCACTGTGGATGACAGCCGCAGCACTGGCACAGCTTTTGTGTCCTATTACGATGACGGCAGCCGTGACTTCATTTTTCATATGGCGGAAACGGCATCGGATCATTTCAAGGTGCCGCAAGGGCTGTTGGATCTTGGGCAGACCATTTTGCACGTGTCTGCCGCATCACTTGGCAATGCCCGTATGCGCGGCCCGATCTTGGAGACGATGCGTGCGGTGGATGCTGCGGGAGGCAAAATTTGCTGTGATCCGAACGCGCGGCCAGAGCTGATGCGCGATCTTGCTGCACGGGACGCGCTGGAAGAGGCGATGGAGCGCAGCACCTACCTTATGCCATCCACCAGCGATCTGGATTTCTTGTTTCCCGATCTATCCGAAGATGCCGCTATCGAAAAACTGTTGCAGTCCAAGGCCGAAATCATCGTCATCAAACGCGGCGCTGCGGGGGCCACTGTTGTGAGCGGGGCAGAGCGCCATGAATTTAGGGGCCACAAAGTGGAAGAGATCGACCCCACTGGCGCAGGTGATTGTTTTGGCGGAACGTTTATCGCTCTGCTTGCTCAGGGCGCGTCATTGTTCGAGGCCGGCACTATGGCCAATGCCGCCGGAGCGCTTGCCGTCACGCGGCGCGGCCCTATGGAGGGAAATTCCGCCCCTTCGGAGTTGGCCCGTTTTTTAGATGCCAAAAAAAGTGAGAGCGCCACATGA